A region of the Polaribacter sp. L3A8 genome:
ATAAATAATTAAAAATGTAATTTCATGCCTTCGTGTGTTGCTTTAAAACCTAAGTTTTCATAAAATTTAATTGCTCTAGGTCTTTTTTTATCCGAAGTTAATTGCACTACATGTACGTTTTTTTCTTTAGCTCTATCTATTGCCCATTCAAATACACTTTTACCAATTCCGAGTCCTCTTTGATCATTTCTTATAAAGACATTCTCTATTTGCGCTCTTGTTCCGCCACAAAAACTCAAGTATTGAATATAGGTTATTTGTAAAGTTCCAATAACTTCAAGATTCTCGTTTTCTACAACAATTAATTCTTGATTTTTATCTGCATCTATTTTTTGAAATGCATTTAAATAGGAAGAAGGCAAGGGGTTTTTAAAGTTTTCTCTTTTTTTTCCGAGTTCATCATCAGCCATCATTTCTACGATTACAGAAATGTCTTTTTGAGTTGCTTTTCTAAAATTCATTACTATTTACACTTTAATAGAATACCTATTTTATTTTTTATGTTCTTTACTAGCGTAAATTGCAGCTCCAATAATACCCGCATTGTTTTTATATTCCGCTACTTTAACCTTTACTTCAGTTTGTAAATGTTCTTTAAAACCGTCATATCTTTTGCTAATACCTCCACCTAAAACAATTAAACTAGGTGTGTAAACAATTCTAATATATTCTAATAAAGAATCGAATCTTATTGCCCAATCTTTTAATTTTAAGTTCTCTTTTTTTCTTACGGAATCTGCTGTGTGAAATTCAATTATTTCACCGTTTGTATGCAACATTTTACCTATTTCTAAATTAGGAATTAAGTTACCGTTAAAAAATAAACCAGAACCTATTCCGGTACCAATGGTAATCATAATAACAACACCTTTTTCTTTTTTAGCAGCTCCTAAACTTACTTCTGCTAAACCTGCTAAATCTGCGTCATTACTAATATAAAAAGGTAACTTACATTCTTTTCTAAATAATTTATCAACTTTTACGTTCAACCATTTTTCACTTAAATTCCCTGGATGAATGCATTTACCATTTACAATTGTGGTTGGAAAACTACAACCCACAGCCTTTTTCCAATTAAAAAAAACGATCATTTGGTTTATAACCTTTGCAACAGCTTCTGGAGTTGCAGGTTTTGGAGTGTCTATTCTATGTCTTTCAGAAAGTAATTCTCCTGTTTTGGTGTTTACAATTGCTGCTTTAATTCCAGATCCACCTATATCAATTCCTAATACTTTCATTCTTTATAACTTAAAATTTCTTTGTCTTTTTGCTTCAAACAGAATAATTGCAGCAGAAACAGAAACATTCATAGAATCTATTTGTCCTTGCATGGGAATATTTATATTTTGAGAAGCAGCTTCTCTCCAAATTTCTGTTAAACCTGTAGCTTCTGTACCCACAACTATTGCAGTACTTTTTGTGTAATTTTCTTGATGATATTCATTTGAATTCTGCAAAGTAGCAGCATAAATATCAATATTTTTTTCTTGAAGAAAAGTAATTATTCCTTCAGATGTACCTACCGCAATTTGATTGGTAAAAACACAGCCAACACTAGATCTTATAATATTAGCATTGTACAAATCGCTTTTAGGATTTGCTATAAAAACAGCATCAATATTTGCAGCATCAGCAGTTCTTAGTAAAGCACCAATATTCCCAGGTTTTTCAACACCTTCTGCAACTAAAATTAGTGGATTTGTGGTTTTAAATTGAATGTTTTTTAAGGAGAAGTCTTTAGCTTTTGTAACGGCTATAATACCTTCTGTAGAATCTCTGTAAGCCAGTTTTTGATAGACTTCTTTAGAAATTATAACTCTATTAACGTTTGCATTAAAAAGGTGTAAAATTTCATTCTCTGAAATTAAATCAGGATTAAAAAGAATGGTATCAAACTCATAATTTGCAGAAATTGCTAAAGTTATTTCTCGCTTTCCTTCAATAATAAAGAGTTCCTGTTTTTTTCGTTCACGAGCTTTATCTTGCAGTTTTAGCAAGTTTTTTACGTACGGATTTTGGATACTAGTTATTTCTTTCATTAGTACAAATATACCTAATTATAGGTATTGACTAAGTAGTAAATTATAACAATATTTGTAGCTTAATAAACCAAATTATTAATTTTAGAGTATTAAATGTATTTGAATTAAATTTTCTATGAAAAGGAAAGATAAAAACAGGTTTATTATAAATTATTTTTGATAAAAAGGCTCGCTAATAGTGAGTCTTTTTTGTTTACTAGTTTTAGAAATTTGCTAACTATTATAAAATAATTACTAGATCTTTAATAAATTTTTATAATTAAAAAAAGGTTGTCTTTTTACAGACAACCTTTTACATAAAACCAAACTAAAACTAACTAATTATTTTAAACTTG
Encoded here:
- a CDS encoding GNAT family N-acetyltransferase, with the translated sequence MNFRKATQKDISVIVEMMADDELGKKRENFKNPLPSSYLNAFQKIDADKNQELIVVENENLEVIGTLQITYIQYLSFCGGTRAQIENVFIRNDQRGLGIGKSVFEWAIDRAKEKNVHVVQLTSDKKRPRAIKFYENLGFKATHEGMKLHF
- the ppgK gene encoding polyphosphate--glucose phosphotransferase, which translates into the protein MKVLGIDIGGSGIKAAIVNTKTGELLSERHRIDTPKPATPEAVAKVINQMIVFFNWKKAVGCSFPTTIVNGKCIHPGNLSEKWLNVKVDKLFRKECKLPFYISNDADLAGLAEVSLGAAKKEKGVVIMITIGTGIGSGLFFNGNLIPNLEIGKMLHTNGEIIEFHTADSVRKKENLKLKDWAIRFDSLLEYIRIVYTPSLIVLGGGISKRYDGFKEHLQTEVKVKVAEYKNNAGIIGAAIYASKEHKK
- a CDS encoding TrmH family RNA methyltransferase; translated protein: MKEITSIQNPYVKNLLKLQDKARERKKQELFIIEGKREITLAISANYEFDTILFNPDLISENEILHLFNANVNRVIISKEVYQKLAYRDSTEGIIAVTKAKDFSLKNIQFKTTNPLILVAEGVEKPGNIGALLRTADAANIDAVFIANPKSDLYNANIIRSSVGCVFTNQIAVGTSEGIITFLQEKNIDIYAATLQNSNEYHQENYTKSTAIVVGTEATGLTEIWREAASQNINIPMQGQIDSMNVSVSAAIILFEAKRQRNFKL